The Methylocella tundrae genome contains the following window.
AGCTTGCCGCCCCGAGCGCGCCGCCGATCCAGAACGAGCCGTTTATGGCAAGGTCCGTCCGGCCGCGATAGCGCGCGGGAATCATCTCCTGAATGGTCGAATTGACGGCGCTATATTCGCCGCCGATGCCGGCGCCCGTCAAAAGCCGGAACAGACAGAAGCTCGCAAGATTCCAGCTGAGCGCGGTCGCCGCGGCCGAGACGAGATAGAGTCCGAGGGTCACGAAAAACAATAATCGGCGGCCGAGCCGGTCGGTCATCCAGCCGAACAAAAGCGCGCCCGTCACCGCGCCGATGAGGTAGATGCTCGAGGCGAGACCCACGTCGGCCTCGGAAAAATGCAGGCGGGGGCTGGCTACGAGAGCGCCCGAAACCGAGCCTGCGAGCGTCACTTCCAGCCCGTCCAGCACCCATGTGACGCCGAGCGCGACGACGACGAAGGTGTGGAATTTATTCCAACGCAAGCGGTCGAGCCGGGCCGGAACGCATGTTTCTACGACGTCCGCCATCTTTGTGTCTTGTTTCATTCCGATCAAGGATGTCTTAACCATTCGCGCCTGCATTTTCGGCCATAGCCTGGCTTTGCGGGTCGCTCCCGCCGCCAGAATAAGTTAGGAAAGGCCTGAACATCGCACCGGTTCCATTCATGTCCCGCGCGCCGCGAATTCTTGTGTTCGATTCTGGCCTTGGGGGCCTTACCGTCTTCGTCGAGGTGGCGCGCTTGCGTCCGGACGCGGAGTTCGTCTACGCGGCGGACGAGGCGGGCTTTCCCTATGGCGCCTTGCCGGAATCGGCGCTGGCGCCGCGCGTTCTCAGCGTCATCGGGCGGCTGATCGAAACTTACGCGCCGGACGTCGCCGTCATCGCCTGCAATACGGCCTCGACTTTGGTGCTGCCGCATTTGCGCTCAGCGTTTCCCACGCTGCCCTTCGTCGGCACTGTCCCGGCGATCAAACCCGCGGCGTATCAATCGCGCTCGAAGGTAATTTCCGTGCTGGCGACGCCGGGCACGGTCGCGCGCGATTACACACACGACCTCGTGCGCACCTATGCCGCCGATTGCAGCGTCACGCTGATTGGATCGAGCGCCCTCGCGAGCCTCGCGGAAGCTTTTATGCAGGGCGAGGCGCCCTCCGACAAGGCTATCCTGCGGGAGATCGCGCCGGCTTTCATCGAGGACGGCGGACAGCGCACGGATAGCATCGCGCTCGCCTGCACCCATTATCCTTTGTTGATCGAACAGTTTGAGCGGCTTGCGCCGTGGCCTGTGACATGGATCGACCCGGCCCCAGCCATCGCCCGCCGGACGGACCACGTTCTCGAAGATCTGGGGTTCAGGCTCGACACGGGCGAGCCTCCTGCAAATCCGGCGCTGGCGCTTTTCACGGGCGCCACGGAGCCCGGGCCAAAACTGCGCGAGGCGCTGCGCCGACGCGGCATCGACAGGATCGCTCTGGAGCCGATGCCGCTGGTTTTTGCGTGAATTGCGTG
Protein-coding sequences here:
- the murI gene encoding glutamate racemase produces the protein MSRAPRILVFDSGLGGLTVFVEVARLRPDAEFVYAADEAGFPYGALPESALAPRVLSVIGRLIETYAPDVAVIACNTASTLVLPHLRSAFPTLPFVGTVPAIKPAAYQSRSKVISVLATPGTVARDYTHDLVRTYAADCSVTLIGSSALASLAEAFMQGEAPSDKAILREIAPAFIEDGGQRTDSIALACTHYPLLIEQFERLAPWPVTWIDPAPAIARRTDHVLEDLGFRLDTGEPPANPALALFTGATEPGPKLREALRRRGIDRIALEPMPLVFA